Part of the Sorghum bicolor cultivar BTx623 chromosome 1, Sorghum_bicolor_NCBIv3, whole genome shotgun sequence genome, TCTCCTCGAtgtccgcggcggcggccgggcaGGAGGTGGCGCCGGCCATCGTGGCCGTAGCCGAGGCGGAGGAGTGGGAGGTGTGCGCGTGCTGCGGGCTCAGGGAGGAGTGCACGCCGGCGTACGCGGCCGGCGTGCGCGCGCGGTACGTCGGGCACTGGCTGTGCGGGCTCTGCGGCGACGCCGTGGGCGAGGAGGTCGCCGCCGGGGGCGGGTCGGTGCTGGAGGTCGAGGCGGCGATCGCGGGGCACGCCGCCTTCTGCCGCGCGCTTGGTGGGGGGACG contains:
- the LOC8059789 gene encoding uncharacterized protein LOC8059789, producing MSAAAAGQEVAPAIVAVAEAEEWEVCACCGLREECTPAYAAGVRARYVGHWLCGLCGDAVGEEVAAGGGSVLEVEAAIAGHAAFCRALGGGTPAAAERLIAAVRRLLRNADAGAKQEDKAVVVVEFQEAAS